The region AATCCAATGTTGCTATACTATAAATCGCGTTGAGATATTTATTcactttatttatataatacaaaaacttttttaatgttataaaatttgttaataaattttcgatttcaatttcttttttattttttttttcaaattgttcctcatttatatttttcattttattattttctaagCTGAACATAGTATTTGtctctttttttgtatGATCATTTTCACGTACttcatattcattatttatacattcaTGCTTATCCTCATTTAATGTgattgaatttttattaagaaTATTAGGGGATACATTATCAACTTTATTGATTACTCCTTTTATTGCTTCCTCCTTTTGGTGTAAGTACCTatacctttttttatttatttttgtatttttatttattaaaaaatatgtgatATGTGAAATAAATGCGTCGTTATTTAATCCATTTCCCttcaaacaaaaattatacatatgaataaaaaaggaaaataaaatagaacAATATTTTCGTATATCAATGAATTggcaatattttttcaaaacacAATCTGCACACAATTCACAACTGTTGCAATCACTGGAAGTGATGTTGtctattttgttttctttttctttttttttttcattcagCTGATTAAATACTAAATGAAATACACTTCCATATtcatgtatataattattttgtaaaaaatttataaaatttataaaataataaaaatttagtttaatttttttttttttcatgctTAAATTTTGTGGTAAACTGTTTATACatgttataatattatcataggaaaaatattcctttacaatatttataaaattaaaatgacTATGTGCATCGTAAGAATTTTTTAAGGTTTTTTTGTCAGTATTTTTTCTCTCATCATTTACATGggataaattatttttctcattaattaaaaatatatcataaaatccgaataaaatatatttatattcccaaaaaaatgttttactttcttttttaacaaGCATGTTTAAACATAAGGAACTGTTACCAATGTTGTGTGCAGAGcttgtttcatttttattcttcTCTATGCTATGATTATTACATAAGTTGCCATTATTAGTATCTCCttgatgaaaattattatcataataattgGTAGATTTGCCAATTTGACCAGGCATAATACAATCTTCGGTACATTGACACACATGTCTTTTATACACAAacttgtatatttttttaaaccaTTTACTAAAGGCTTTAACATAATTAATTGTGAGACATTGATCATTTATTGACAtactaatattttcatatttcttttcttcataatataaataaattagacTTTTATAAAGACTTATGGatgtgttatatatattaagactattattttttccatcttcattttctacgtcctttttcttttttataatttcatcATTAAAGGAAAAAAGTGTTGGtacaaaaaattgtttcTTAGCAATActtgaatttttaatttgttcgttttcaaataaataaaattcaaaatcatcatttttatatgtacatatataattatatttttttatatagccatttttataaaaacatattaattcaaataatacacaacttttatttttacatttaatttcattatatttttcaaaattatatttatttatgacAATTCTACatataacattatttttattgttattattagtaGAGGAAAAATTCactatttctttattagtattatcattttgtgtgtgttttttttttttctctttttttagtgttattataaatatatcatatttcGCTGTAATgacaataaatttatatttgcatTTTATTACCTGACTGTTCATGTcgttttgattttttaaaatttccaaaaaatagctatattttttatttttacatgtAGAATTAGTATGATATAGGGAACGACTACTTTTTGAATGTATTTTATCATCATATGTGTTCGATTTTAAAtctacaattttttttaccctCTCATCACACtccataaatatattttcattgcATTCTTTTGCAAAATCGTATGAACAgctagttttttttttctgaacaTAATTGGAATTATCCACATGGTggtcataattttttgtataaacaTTTGTAGGGGGgattatattgtttataaaagatatagaatacaaatattttgaacTAAAATTTATGACATTTATTTTGGTACATGAACAttgcttatttatttgaaaattgtaatatttctttatatcaaatttaaaattttcttcggtatatatattttgaaattcTAAAAGACAATCAAATGTGTATAAAACACCATCATTGGAAAgacaatataaattaaacttatattcattttttaaattgtaaatatatttttttaattttgagaaataaatattccgTATATAATCACCTGGGCACAAATTAGTAAACGAAATAATGCCTAAAATTTTACATTGTAATGGGtaacataaattattaacaaaaaatgtgttTCTTTTGAATAAGTTCTTGTCAACCTTATTTAGATCAAACTGATTATTGTACATGATCAGATCTTCAAATTGGAGGATGTTTTTTTCGCAACTATCAAAATTgtttctattattattatcacaaTGATTATTAACATActcttcttttttatttttgccAAAGTTAGTATCATTTCCTGCTGTGTCATCATAACTATATAATACCATTACGAATAAATGATccttaatatattttaagcaCAGATTTAaggataatatatatttccccCTTCCTTCCTCACACATTTTCGCAtcctttaaatataaacattctatgattgatttttttaaaaagtaataatcATATTGATACACAGAATGggagtatttttttttaaatatatcactttttgtgtgtattttgtttttttcatttatttttaggtcttttaaatatatttttccattttcattttttttaataaaatcatGTTGAtctatttgttttttatttatttcaaatatatcaatatatatatcatcattataGAATTCTTCaaagaattttttaaaattaaatacttcaaaaattaaattatatttgctATCTTTAATATAGCCTAGTATCATGTCGTTTTTTCGATTTGTTTGTACAAAAACTAAATCACTTGAATTAATTTTGTGTATACTATCAAAATGAGTTTTCAATTGTTCGGAAATTTTGGGGTTCAATGTGAGGAATAGACTGTTCAGTAGTGTCACATTTTTGAAGCTGTAAAAgtagaaaaatgaaaaaagtcaaaaaagaaatatatcataaaatTGTTAGAAGCATTACAAagtgtaaaataaatgcagTATGGAAAATGTGAATGGAAAACTTACACTTCAACATGTTCTACATTTTCAATTGCTTCCAATACGAATTCTTGCCTTGAGCTatattcaatatttttttgtgtatcACATAtgtttgaatattttttaatataatttaaatagtctgaaatatttatattaatatgtgaattgacatttaaaaaaatatgagggaaaaaaatagtctttatatcaaataaatgaaagaaGTTACTATTATGTATCAacatttcattttcatttatttgtaaatttgTCTGATTGAACtcgaaataattattacctttttttgttaaatattttttatatcgaagaattgaagaaaatataagatctctcttattttcatctttcCCCATATCTctctttacattttttcctATCCCATCATTTTTCTCATTATCATTACTTATTACATTGTTTATATCATTTGAATTTTCGATAAAATaatcttcattattttccaaATTCTCTACGATTAcgttttcattattttctggCTTTTTCTCACCATTATTCTCTATCATTGTGCACGAATTCACAAATCTGATACATAAGCATGTGCATCACTCGTTTTgctcgtttttttttctctattTCTGTGTCTGTTTGTTGGGTGTTATGTGCTACTTTGACAATAATGGGCTTAAACTGTGGCAAGTGGTGGAGAAATAttgaataattaaaaaaaatgaaacaaaaaCAGTTTTATATCATGCTGCATGATGAAGCTTATTCTTTTGTAAAAAACggaaaaacaaatatgtacatatttatacatatgtttatttgcttatttgcttattttcatatagcCTTCACCCACCACCAAAGAATAACTTAATTGATATTCTACTCTCAGTGAGCTAGGATAAATCGAGGAAAATGCCgtaattttataaagaaATGGCATTACTaattaacaataaaaagagggattaaaaaataaagttgctatattaaaacaaaaaataaaataaatatcccTAAGCATGGGTTTTGTcgtaaattattttatgtgtGTAGTAAATTTTTGAAGGCAATAAAAATTAGagcgaaaaaaaatatactataaatagtttatctttcatcatataaaaaacataaattagagaaataaatttatattcatttttatttatatattaaattttatccAAAATTAGAAAGAGAATTTTTTCcctattttcattatgcggtataataaaagggggaataataaatttctatatttatacaattttttaatatgagcttatattaatatttttttttttatcaaagaGGGCAATTCTTATtacttttgtttttcactaatcaataaaaataatatatctatatatacattttatattaaaactttttttttaaatgataatgagTAGGGCTATTTGAGAAGCATGATAAtgttatacatttttttaaactaatttatatatgaatatataaatataattacataCATGCAAGTGTGGGGGTATGTAAATTGATTTATACAACAAAAGGAAAGATAgcaaaaatatacacatatgtacttattttttacctGACCggcaataataaaattaaaaaatgggtAAGCAAAAGACAATTGATGCCAGAAAGGCATATTATGAAAGGGATATTGAAAAATGCAAAGAAGTTCATAGTCATTATCATAGTTTAGATAAGCATGATGAGCAACATAGTCTTGATAAAGATCATTTAAAAACGATCATATTTGGAAGTTTAGATGGAataattacaatttttgCAATTGTTTCCGGTTGTGTGGGTGCTAATATAACACCTGCACAAGTCATAATTATTGGTGTTGGTAATTTATTTGCAAATGCCATTTCTATGGGGTTTAGTGAATATACTAGTTCAACAGCACAAATAGATTTTATGGCAGCAGAAAGACAAAGAGAAGAATGGGAAATAGAAAATTGCCCAACAGAAGAAAAACAAGAAATGAttgatatttatattaataaatataaatttgataGTAAGGATGCAAAAAATTTAGTAGAAATAACttttagaaataaaaatttttttttagaacATATGATGTCAGAAGAATTAGGTCTTATATTAACTAATGAAGATAAAAGTGAAGCACTCAAAAAAGGAattttaatgtttttaagtttttgtttttttggTATGATACCATTATTTTCCTATGTACTTTACAATATGTTTTTTGGTGCAGCAAATTACACTGCTTCATTTGCCgttgtttttatatcaacCCTTATTACTTTGTTCATTTTGGGCTTATTCAAGGTAAGGCTTTCAACACATGGTTTATTAGCCACTATTTATTCAGTATTTTACTCACTACTTTGTTtgctacatttttttttcttttttttatttgcagTCCCAGTTTACCACTCAAAAGCCAATTGTGTGCGCCCTTAGTATGGTTCTAAATGGGTCGATTGCTGGAATgcttccatttttatttggtgTTTTGCTTAAGACAAACACAGGGGATTAAGAATTTAAGAGTTTGTATTGGACATTGTTACCTAttatattacataaaacTCTctctctatatatatgtatacatacACATTTGTAATTCCATATGCGAATGGATGCCGAACTAATTGAAAACCagcacaaaaaataattcgtttttaatatttcgttaccaacttttttaaattatctcattttatgtatttcagtgctttattttttatcctAATTATcctaacatttttaatgattttgttttattaaaatggcGTCATGAGCatgcataataaatatacactTATTTTCATAGCACAATAATAAGTTCATCGCATATTTACAATGTATTTAgactatatttatttacactatattacattatatttacattatatTACACAATATCTACATTATGTTATGTTCCCATTTGGGCATATGCCaatgattatttaattaactctataaatttatttcccTTAACATTTTTCTCTAAATTTTGTTACAATCTTAAGAATAATTTACATTAAAAAGgagacaaaaataaatcaccaaaaaaaagtgtatattgtataaataggaaagaaaaattatgttcatattttacgagaaaatattaatacacAGTTTATTGGCAAGATAGttgaattataaaaatatatatggagAGAAactgaaaattttaaatttattataaatttataaattcttaataaataatatgacattatttatacaaaatatgatttatatattcaagaaaattataaaataaatggtaGTGAcgttgtaatttttttttttttaattatagtttatgccattttttgtattaaaaaaaaagtacatTTTCGTAAAAGGGGGAAATACTCTTTCTACATGCGAAAATTATCAGAATaacttataaatatgttatatatatatttactagatttataatttttttttatttttaatttctatatattaaattgttttatttccttttatcCGTAACCTGGTTGCTTCATTCGCTGTATAAAGCTTACccatattttatcattttttttcaaaattttttcgTGTTTTCTATCTTTAAACGGGTTGGAATAAGCCCACCAGTTTTTAGCACGTACTAAATGAGTATGCATGGTGTGACTATCTTTTTTGTTCCTGACAGgtcataatataataaggCCCTTCATTCCAATAATagttattttgttttttcccatgcctttaaatatagaataatggaagaaaaaaatgaaggaGTAATAAAAAGTGGAGCATATAGAAATTTAATAAGTGGGTCAATTTTACATTGCCTAGAAACAGCAAGTTTAGGTTTACCTTTAGAAGTTTGGAAAACACGTATGTGTATTTATCGGAATGAGAATACAATTAGTtcatttcaaaatatttataataaaggGATTGGACAATTTTATGGAGGG is a window of Plasmodium vinckei vinckei genome assembly, chromosome: PVVCY_14 DNA encoding:
- a CDS encoding vacuolar iron transporter, putative — translated: MGKQKTIDARKAYYERDIEKCKEVHSHYHSLDKHDEQHSLDKDHLKTIIFGSLDGIITIFAIVSGCVGANITPAQVIIIGVGNLFANAISMGFSEYTSSTAQIDFMAAERQREEWEIENCPTEEKQEMIDIYINKYKFDSKDAKNLVEITFRNKNFFLEHMMSEELGLILTNEDKSEALKKGILMFLSFCFFGMIPLFSYVLYNMFFGAANYTASFAVVFISTLITLFILGLFKSQFTTQKPIVCALSMVLNGSIAGMLPFLFGVLLKTNTGD